A genomic segment from Roseibium algicola encodes:
- a CDS encoding SDR family oxidoreductase, translated as MEVFVTGGTGEIGSAVVKRLVQDGARVIGLARSDASSAKLRAFGASAYPGDLRAPESWVSRAASCDAVIHLGATFSEDMGRVDRQSMLALKQASRHRKQPLKIVYTGGIWLFPATAGDSLLTEKTQFAPLPAFRFMTETIRTLSHGTDLNLTVIHPALACGQTTGPIAEMTAALKEGRPFETRATSQTKWALVEINDLAALYALALKNARFRMSLIASCIPGISVGHLASHISARHGLPLEIVTVPAPEATEPLTDWAAGFALSQSVDVSHAQRATGWQPEHSTIEDLVVSLSK; from the coding sequence ATGGAAGTATTTGTAACGGGTGGAACCGGCGAGATCGGTTCTGCCGTGGTAAAGCGGCTGGTTCAGGATGGTGCCAGGGTAATCGGTCTGGCCCGCTCTGACGCGTCCTCGGCAAAGCTGCGTGCGTTCGGTGCAAGCGCCTACCCGGGCGACTTGCGAGCACCGGAAAGCTGGGTATCACGGGCGGCCTCATGCGATGCCGTCATCCATCTTGGTGCAACTTTTTCCGAAGACATGGGTCGTGTTGACCGCCAGAGCATGCTTGCGTTGAAGCAGGCATCAAGGCACCGCAAGCAGCCGCTCAAGATTGTTTACACCGGAGGCATCTGGCTCTTTCCCGCAACGGCAGGCGACAGCCTGTTGACCGAGAAAACCCAGTTCGCGCCCTTACCTGCGTTTCGCTTCATGACCGAGACGATCAGGACCCTGTCACACGGAACGGATCTCAATCTGACGGTCATTCATCCGGCCCTCGCCTGCGGCCAGACGACCGGGCCGATTGCCGAAATGACGGCCGCGCTGAAAGAAGGCAGGCCGTTTGAAACCCGCGCGACGTCGCAAACCAAATGGGCGCTTGTTGAAATCAACGACCTTGCCGCGCTTTATGCTCTTGCCCTCAAGAACGCACGGTTCCGGATGTCCCTGATCGCGAGCTGCATTCCCGGCATCTCGGTCGGTCATCTGGCATCTCACATTTCAGCCCGCCACGGACTGCCGCTGGAAATCGTGACAGTTCCGGCCCCTGAGGCAACCGAACCGCTTACCGACTGGGCCGCCGGTTTTGCCTTGTCGCAGTCCGTTGACGTCAGCCATGCCCAAAGGGCAACTGGCT
- a CDS encoding DUF1489 family protein, which produces MTLHLVKLCVGADSVESLQAWIDFRMENARKSGLPAETIHTTRMVPTRKDELLDGGSLYWVIKGKIQVRQHLIDIRPFTDQAGVKRCDLVMEPRLILTQYQPKRPFQGWRYLKVQDAPADLKAGGAAHAMPEDMRRDLTELCLL; this is translated from the coding sequence ATGACCTTGCATCTGGTAAAACTGTGCGTCGGCGCGGACAGCGTCGAGTCTCTTCAGGCCTGGATCGATTTTCGTATGGAGAACGCCCGCAAATCGGGACTTCCGGCGGAAACGATCCATACGACGCGCATGGTGCCAACCCGTAAGGACGAGCTTCTGGACGGTGGGTCTCTCTATTGGGTGATCAAGGGCAAGATCCAGGTGCGTCAGCACCTGATCGACATCAGGCCGTTTACGGATCAGGCGGGCGTCAAACGCTGCGACCTGGTGATGGAGCCGAGACTGATCCTGACGCAGTACCAGCCCAAGCGGCCGTTTCAGGGCTGGCGATATCTGAAGGTGCAGGACGCGCCGGCGGATCTGAAGGCTGGTGGTGCGGCACACGCCATGCCGGAGGACATGCGGCGGGATCTTACGGAACTCTGCCTGCTTTGA
- a CDS encoding TetR/AcrR family transcriptional regulator: MTVTPPRRKRDGSLRKALVDAGVALLRERGPDKLSLRECAAKAGVSHAAPGYHFKNITGLSTAIAGRGFALFCQAMEQRLDASPPAATERLSAICQGYLDFATGHPELFLFIFSGQKFKEDDEEFAVHASRAYAILRETCAPLIPEGTDPEEIEILVWSLVHGYAHLAMTRKKENPGLGRGWPELGTLVTHLQKALPDPG; this comes from the coding sequence ATGACAGTTACTCCTCCTCGTCGCAAAAGAGACGGCAGTCTTCGAAAAGCCCTGGTTGATGCAGGTGTGGCGCTTTTGCGAGAACGTGGTCCGGACAAGCTCTCGTTGCGTGAATGCGCCGCCAAGGCGGGTGTGTCACACGCTGCGCCCGGTTATCACTTCAAGAACATCACAGGTTTGTCGACGGCGATTGCAGGGCGCGGCTTCGCCCTGTTTTGCCAGGCGATGGAACAACGCCTCGATGCGTCCCCTCCTGCGGCAACAGAAAGACTGAGCGCGATCTGTCAGGGGTACCTGGATTTCGCCACCGGCCACCCGGAGCTGTTCCTGTTCATTTTTTCGGGACAGAAGTTCAAAGAGGATGACGAGGAATTCGCGGTGCACGCCTCAAGGGCCTACGCCATCCTGCGCGAAACATGCGCCCCGCTGATCCCTGAAGGGACCGATCCGGAAGAAATCGAGATACTCGTGTGGTCGCTGGTGCATGGCTATGCCCATCTTGCCATGACACGAAAGAAGGAGAACCCGGGCCTCGGGCGCGGCTGGCCGGAACTCGGCACACTGGTCACGCATCTTCAGAAGGCCCTGCCGGATCCAGGCTGA
- a CDS encoding DUF2306 domain-containing protein, whose amino-acid sequence MEFVAHNLDGNALMLYAHIGVAPIALALMPFQFMTRLRASRPKLHRWLGRGYVVSILISGIAGLQLAFHTTAGTFAATGFAILAVLWLATTGIAFAFALRRQFPRHRAWMLRSAALTFAAVTLRVYLGSSMAAGVDFEVAYPLIAWLCWVPNVLVMEVYLQMARPGKTRLISAAA is encoded by the coding sequence ATGGAATTCGTGGCGCATAACCTCGACGGAAATGCGCTGATGCTTTACGCCCATATCGGTGTTGCACCGATCGCACTTGCCTTGATGCCGTTTCAATTCATGACAAGGCTGCGAGCCAGCAGGCCGAAACTGCACCGCTGGCTGGGGCGAGGGTACGTCGTGTCGATCCTGATCTCGGGGATTGCGGGACTTCAGCTGGCTTTTCACACGACTGCAGGGACCTTCGCTGCAACAGGCTTTGCGATTCTCGCAGTCTTGTGGCTGGCGACGACCGGCATCGCGTTCGCCTTTGCCTTGAGGCGGCAATTCCCGCGTCACCGAGCCTGGATGCTGCGTTCGGCAGCTCTTACATTTGCTGCCGTAACATTGCGGGTCTATCTGGGGAGCAGTATGGCGGCAGGGGTCGATTTTGAAGTCGCCTATCCACTTATCGCCTGGCTGTGCTGGGTGCCTAACGTCCTCGTCATGGAGGTATATCTGCAGATGGCTCGGCCCGGAAAGACCCGCCTGATTTCAGCGGCAGCGTAA
- a CDS encoding VWA domain-containing protein gives MVKQDARVPSAESDVAAFLQKAKEIAPQPGSGGRLVFALDATMSRQPTWDQACQIQAEMFQEAGKISGLSIKLVYFRGFGECRASRWFSSGTELAHAMSRISCQGGRTQIRKVLSAALSAANTEKIAALVYVGDCMEEDVDALCDKAGQLGMLGVPMFLFQEGRDSVAERAFREMARLTNGAFCRFDSGSAQQLADLLKAVAVFASGGRTALQQLEKQGGKGATLLLQQLPSAR, from the coding sequence ATGGTCAAGCAGGACGCCCGCGTGCCTTCAGCCGAATCCGATGTTGCTGCCTTTCTTCAGAAGGCCAAGGAAATTGCACCGCAACCGGGCAGCGGCGGGCGGTTGGTGTTTGCCCTGGACGCTACCATGAGCCGTCAACCGACCTGGGACCAGGCCTGTCAGATTCAGGCGGAGATGTTTCAGGAAGCCGGCAAGATTTCAGGCCTCAGCATCAAGCTTGTCTATTTTCGCGGTTTTGGTGAATGCCGGGCGTCCCGCTGGTTTTCCAGCGGCACTGAGCTCGCCCATGCGATGAGCCGGATTTCCTGTCAGGGCGGGCGTACCCAGATCCGAAAGGTGCTCTCGGCTGCCTTGTCCGCTGCCAATACCGAGAAAATCGCGGCGCTGGTCTATGTCGGCGATTGCATGGAAGAGGACGTGGATGCCCTGTGTGACAAGGCCGGCCAGCTGGGTATGCTTGGTGTGCCGATGTTCCTGTTTCAGGAGGGGCGTGACAGCGTCGCTGAGCGCGCGTTTCGCGAGATGGCCAGACTGACCAACGGCGCCTTTTGCCGGTTTGATTCCGGGTCGGCCCAGCAACTGGCCGATCTTTTGAAGGCGGTTGCCGTTTTCGCCAGCGGAGGCCGGACGGCACTTCAGCAGCTGGAAAAGCAAGGCGGCAAGGGCGCAACGCTTCTGCTGCAGCAGCTACCATCGGCCCGCTAG
- a CDS encoding DnaJ domain-containing protein produces MIYLIIGLILLTALLTLGNKFVNANPANLARGLRLFGGAFLMVLALVFALTGRFVFAIPLFGLGLSVLGMSGLNWLSSGYKPQKTSGQRSRVRTAMVEMELDHDTGHMTGIVLAGTYQGRELDQLTETDLEAFWQETAQDGQSQKLVEAYLDRRLAGWREHFQANGAERQGSAASSGPMTDEEAYQILGLTPDAGDAEIRAAHRRLMMRVHPDQGGSGFLAAKINEAKDTLLRRH; encoded by the coding sequence ATGATTTATTTGATTATCGGCTTGATACTGCTGACCGCCCTGTTGACGCTCGGCAACAAGTTCGTGAACGCCAATCCCGCAAATCTGGCCAGAGGACTGCGCCTCTTCGGAGGAGCGTTTCTGATGGTGTTGGCGCTGGTCTTTGCGCTGACGGGCCGGTTCGTGTTTGCCATCCCGTTGTTCGGGCTTGGCTTGTCGGTGCTGGGGATGTCCGGGCTGAACTGGCTCTCGTCAGGCTACAAACCTCAGAAAACCTCCGGACAACGTTCCCGTGTGCGGACCGCTATGGTGGAGATGGAACTCGATCACGATACCGGTCACATGACCGGGATCGTGCTGGCAGGCACCTATCAGGGGCGCGAGCTGGATCAGTTGACCGAAACGGACCTGGAAGCCTTTTGGCAGGAGACGGCCCAGGACGGTCAGAGCCAGAAGCTAGTCGAAGCTTATCTCGACCGCAGGCTTGCCGGTTGGCGTGAACACTTCCAGGCGAATGGAGCAGAGCGGCAGGGAAGCGCGGCGAGCTCTGGCCCCATGACAGATGAGGAGGCCTACCAGATCCTGGGGCTTACGCCCGATGCCGGGGACGCGGAAATTAGAGCCGCGCACCGCAGGCTTATGATGCGGGTCCATCCCGACCAGGGAGGCTCCGGTTTCCTCGCGGCGAAAATCAACGAGGCTAAAGACACGCTTCTCAGAAGACATTGA
- a CDS encoding serine hydrolase: protein MRIFRKGRALARTAKILTLGLVLLGVPATAMANPKYAGIVVDAKTGKTLYSSSADAYRYPASLTKIMTLYLVFEELEAGRLSLDSNLSVSSYASARPPSKLGLKPGGTIKVKDAILALVTKSANDVASVIAENLGGSEKKFAERMTRTARQIGMSKTTFRNPHGLPDSGQRTTARDMATLGRAIQERFPQYYGYFKTRAYKYNGRTYGNHNKLLGRVKGVDGIKTGYIRASGFNLVTSVNRDGRQIVAVVMGGKTGASRNAQMTKLINSYLPKASRGPKTAPLIVQNTSEPTFVAIALKNPPLPNSKPGSEPVPATGEPMVLAFTAPSNPGAIPTPAPAPLPVTASNAPVMASAQAPAPVPGFGNDVPLPPKLVKQRFDSTFAVATALPPIPPSSPDEPLNTNSISRTALIEAARAEVVKSDNSQRAVGSAQSVKTVSVQTIAVNTTPVETVAAPETAAADNSSDDDSVTVATSDTRDVEPGWQVQIAATESEGQAITMLKNAKAKTGSALRGRVPYTEPVDTNGQTLYRARFVGFDTKTAAWNACKSLKKAKYACFAIYQ, encoded by the coding sequence GCTGACGCCTACCGGTACCCGGCATCGCTCACCAAGATTATGACGCTTTATCTTGTGTTCGAGGAACTGGAAGCCGGGCGACTGTCACTGGACTCCAACCTGAGCGTTTCCAGCTACGCTTCAGCACGTCCGCCCTCCAAGCTGGGCCTCAAGCCCGGCGGCACGATCAAAGTCAAGGACGCCATCCTCGCACTTGTTACCAAGTCTGCGAACGACGTCGCATCCGTGATCGCTGAAAACCTGGGTGGCTCTGAAAAGAAATTCGCCGAGCGCATGACCCGTACGGCGCGCCAGATCGGCATGTCGAAGACCACTTTCCGCAACCCGCACGGCCTGCCCGACAGCGGGCAGCGTACGACGGCCCGCGACATGGCGACGCTTGGGCGCGCAATTCAGGAACGGTTCCCGCAGTACTACGGCTACTTCAAAACCCGTGCCTACAAGTACAACGGACGCACCTATGGCAACCACAACAAGCTGCTGGGCCGCGTAAAGGGTGTAGACGGCATCAAGACCGGTTACATCCGGGCTTCCGGCTTCAACCTGGTGACTTCTGTGAACCGGGACGGGCGGCAGATTGTGGCCGTCGTGATGGGTGGCAAGACCGGCGCGTCACGCAACGCGCAGATGACAAAGCTCATCAACTCCTATCTGCCCAAGGCAAGCCGCGGCCCGAAAACGGCCCCGCTGATCGTTCAGAACACGTCTGAACCGACTTTCGTGGCAATTGCGCTGAAGAACCCGCCTCTTCCGAACAGCAAGCCGGGAAGCGAGCCCGTGCCTGCAACGGGTGAGCCGATGGTGCTGGCATTCACCGCACCGTCCAACCCTGGCGCCATTCCAACACCGGCTCCGGCCCCCCTTCCCGTGACTGCGTCCAATGCGCCAGTCATGGCTTCGGCCCAGGCCCCTGCTCCGGTTCCAGGCTTTGGCAACGACGTTCCGCTGCCGCCGAAACTGGTCAAGCAACGCTTTGACAGCACGTTTGCGGTCGCAACAGCTTTGCCGCCGATCCCGCCTTCAAGCCCGGATGAGCCGCTGAACACCAATTCGATTTCCCGGACTGCCCTGATCGAAGCTGCAAGAGCAGAAGTCGTGAAGTCGGACAACAGCCAGCGCGCTGTCGGCTCCGCGCAGTCGGTCAAGACCGTCTCCGTTCAGACGATCGCGGTCAACACGACGCCGGTTGAAACAGTTGCAGCGCCTGAAACCGCAGCTGCCGACAACAGCAGCGACGACGACAGCGTTACGGTTGCAACCAGCGACACCCGCGATGTCGAGCCGGGCTGGCAGGTCCAGATCGCCGCAACAGAATCCGAAGGCCAGGCCATCACTATGTTGAAGAACGCCAAGGCCAAGACCGGATCCGCCCTTCGTGGCCGGGTCCCTTACACCGAACCCGTCGACACCAACGGACAGACCCTCTACCGGGCCCGCTTCGTCGGCTTCGACACCAAAACAGCTGCGTGGAATGCCTGCAAAAGCTTGAAAAAGGCAAAATACGCTTGCTTCGCCATCTACCAGTAA